In Pelmatolapia mariae isolate MD_Pm_ZW linkage group LG2, Pm_UMD_F_2, whole genome shotgun sequence, one DNA window encodes the following:
- the dnm1b gene encoding dynamin-1 isoform X1, producing MGNRGMEELIPLVNRLQDAFSAIGQNSNLDLPQIAVVGGQSAGKSSVLENFVGKDFLPRGSGIVTRRPLVLQLINCPTEYAEFLQCKGKKFTDFDEVRQEIEAETDRVTGQNKGISPVPINLRVYSPNVLNLTLVDLPGMTKVAVGDQPPDIEHQIRDMIMQFVTKENCLLLAVSPANSDLANSDALKIAKEVDPQGLRTIGVITKLDLMDEGTDARDILENKLLPLRRGYIGVVNRSQKDIDGKKDITAALQAERKFFLSHPSYRHLADRMGTAYLQKILNQQLTNHIRDTLPALRSKLQSQLLSIEKEVEEYKNFRPDDPSRKTKALLQMVQQFAVDFEKRIEGSGDQVDTYELSGGAKINRIFHERFPFELVKLESDEKTLRKEISYAIKNIHGIRTGLFTPDMAFETIVKRLIAQLKEPCQKCVDMVISELVNTVRQCTQKLAQYPMLREEMERIVTQHIRDRESRSKEQVMLLIDIELAYMNTNHEDFIGFANAQQKSSQMNKKKAAGNQDEIMVIRKGWLTINNIGIMKGGAKEYWFVLTAETLSWYKDDEEKEKKYMLPVDNLKLKDIEKSFMSSKHIFALFNTEHRNVYKDYRQLELASESQEEVDGWKASFLRAGVYPERSVDKEKVEAEESSGNGQIHSLDPQLERQVEIVRNLVDSYLAIIHRTIRDLIPKTIMHLMVNNTKDFIHADLLAQLYSCGDQNTLMEESQEQAQHRDEMLRMYHALREGLSIIGDISTSTITTAMPPPVDDSWLQVTGMPSGRRSPMSSPTPQRRAPPGPPRPGGRAAPGPPSRPVVSPDPGPPPSIPSRPNRAPPPGVPSRPSKGSPAHGESPQSSIEG from the exons GGACTTCCTCCCTCGTGGATCCGGCATCGTCACTCGGCGTCCCCTCGTGCTGCAGCTCATCAACTGTCCCACAG AGTATGCCGAGTTCCTGCAATGCAAAGGGAAGAAGTTCACGGACTTTGATGAAGTTCGTCAGGAGATTGAAGCTGAAACGGATCGAGTGACGGGGCAGAACAAAGGCATCAGTCCAGTCCCCATCAACCTCAGAGTCTACTCCCCCaatg TCCTGAACCTGACTCTGGTGGATCTACCTGGGATGACGAAGGTCGCAGTGGGCGACCAGCCACCCGACATCGAGCACCAGATCAGAGACATGATCATGCAGTTCGTTACTAAGGAAAACTGCCTCCTATTGGCTGTTTCCCCAGCCAACTCTGACCTTGCTAACTCTGACGCCCTGAAGATCGCTAAGGAGGTTGACCCACAAG GTCTGAGGACCATCGGGGTCATCACCAAACTGGATCTGATGGATGAAGGGACCGACGCCAGAGACATCCTGGAGAACAAACTGCTGCCGCTACGAAGAG GTTACATCGGGGTCGTGAATCGCAGTCAGAAAGACATTGACGGGAAGAAAGACATCACCGCAGCTCTGCAGGCCGAGAGGAAGTTCTTCCTATCTCACCCATCTTACCGTCACCTGGCGGACCGCATGGGCACCGCCTATCTGCAGAAGATTCTCAACCAG CAACTGACCAATCACATCCGGGACACGTTGCCGGCGTTGCGCAGTAAACTGCAGAGTCAGCTGCTTTCCATCGAGAAGGAGGTGGAGGAGTACAAGAACTTCAGACCGGATGACCCGAGCCGCAAGACCAAGGCCCTGCTGCA GATGGTGCAGCAGTTCGCGGTGGACTTTGAGAAGCGGATCGAAGGGTCCGGGGATCAGGTGGACACCTACGAGCTGTCGGGAGGGGCGAAGATCAACCGCATCTTCCACGAACGCTTCCCCTTCGAACTGGTCAAG cTGGAGAGTGACGAGAAGACTCTTCGTAAGGAGATCAGCTACGCCATCAAGAACATCCACGGGATCAG GACGGGTCTGTTCACCCCTGACATGGCGTTCGAGACGATCGTGAAGCGTCTGATCGCTCAGCTCAAAGAGCCGTGTCAGAAATGTGTCGACATGGTGATCAGCGAGCTCGTCAACACCGTCAGGCAGTGCACGCAGAAG CTGGCTCAGTATCCGATGCTCAGAGAGGAGATGGAGAGGATCGTCACTCAGCACATCAGAGACCGAGAGAGCCGCTCCAAAGAGCAG GTGATGCTGCTGATCGACATCGAGCTGGCCTACATGAACACAAACCACGAGGACTTCATCGGCTTCGCAAA cgcTCAGCAGAAAAGCAGTCAGATGAACAAGAAGAAGGCAGCAGGAAACCAG GATGAGATcatg GTGATCCGTAAAGGCTGGCTCACCATCAACAACATCGGCATCATGAAGGGCGGAGCCAAAGAGTACTGGTTCGTCCTGACTGCTGAGACGCTGTCCTGGTACAAAGATGATGAG gagaaagagaagaagtaCATGCTGCCTGTAGACAACCTGAAACTGAAGGACATTGAGAAGAGCTTCATGTCCAGCAAACACATCTTCGCCCTGTTCAACACTGAGCACAG GAACGTGTACAAGGACTACCGTCAGCTGGAGCTGGCCAGCGAGTCTCAGGAAGAGGTCGACGGCTGGAAGGCGTCCTTCCTACGTGCTGGAGTGTACCCTGAACGCAGCGTG GATAAAGAGAAG GTGGAGGCCGAGGAGTCGAGTGGCAACGGGCAGATCCACAGTCTGGACCCTCAGCTGGAGCGGCAGGTGGAGATCGTCAGGAACCTGGTGGACTCGTACCTTGCCATCATCCACCGTACCATCAGGGACCTGATCCCCAAGACCATCATGCATCTGATGGTCAACAAT aCGAAGGACTTCATCCACGCTGACCTGCTGGCTCAGCTGTACTCTTGTGGAGACCAGAACACCCTGATGGAGGAGTCCCAGGAACAG GCTCAGCACCGCGATGAGATGCTCAGGATGTACCACGCGCTGCGCGAGGGCCTCAGCATCATCGGTGACATCAGCACCTCCACCATCACCACAGCGATGCCTCCGCCTGTTGACGACTCGTGGCTGCAGGTGACGGGGATGCCGTCAGGACGCAG GTCCCCCATGTCCAGTCCGACCCCCCAGCGCCGGGCCCCTCCTGGCCCTCCTCGTCCAGGTGGTCGTGCCGCCCCGGGTCCCCCCTCCCGTCCGGTGGTGTCACCTGATCCTGGACCCCCACCCTCTATCCCCTCACGGCCCAACAGAGCGCCACCGCCTGGAGTTCCCAG tcgTCCCAGTAAAGGTAGCCCCGCCCACGGAGAGAGTCCCCAGTCTTCGATTGAGGGTTAA
- the dnm1b gene encoding dynamin-1 isoform X2: protein MGNRGMEELIPLVNRLQDAFSAIGQNSNLDLPQIAVVGGQSAGKSSVLENFVGKDFLPRGSGIVTRRPLVLQLINCPTEYAEFLQCKGKKFTDFDEVRQEIEAETDRVTGQNKGISPVPINLRVYSPNVLNLTLVDLPGMTKVAVGDQPPDIEHQIRDMIMQFVTKENCLLLAVSPANSDLANSDALKIAKEVDPQGLRTIGVITKLDLMDEGTDARDILENKLLPLRRGYIGVVNRSQKDIDGKKDITAALQAERKFFLSHPSYRHLADRMGTAYLQKILNQQLTNHIRDTLPALRSKLQSQLLSIEKEVEEYKNFRPDDPSRKTKALLQMVQQFAVDFEKRIEGSGDQVDTYELSGGAKINRIFHERFPFELVKLESDEKTLRKEISYAIKNIHGIRTGLFTPDMAFETIVKRLIAQLKEPCQKCVDMVISELVNTVRQCTQKLAQYPMLREEMERIVTQHIRDRESRSKEQVMLLIDIELAYMNTNHEDFIGFANAQQKSSQMNKKKAAGNQDEIMVIRKGWLTINNIGIMKGGAKEYWFVLTAETLSWYKDDEEKEKKYMLPVDNLKLKDIEKSFMSSKHIFALFNTEHRNVYKDYRQLELASESQEEVDGWKASFLRAGVYPERSVDKEKVEAEESSGNGQIHSLDPQLERQVEIVRNLVDSYLAIIHRTIRDLIPKTIMHLMVNNTKDFIHADLLAQLYSCGDQNTLMEESQEQAQHRDEMLRMYHALREGLSIIGDISTSTITTAMPPPVDDSWLQVTGMPSGRRSPMSSPTPQRRAPPGPPRPGGRAAPGPPSRPVVSPDPGPPPSIPSRPNRAPPPGVPRISISDQ, encoded by the exons GGACTTCCTCCCTCGTGGATCCGGCATCGTCACTCGGCGTCCCCTCGTGCTGCAGCTCATCAACTGTCCCACAG AGTATGCCGAGTTCCTGCAATGCAAAGGGAAGAAGTTCACGGACTTTGATGAAGTTCGTCAGGAGATTGAAGCTGAAACGGATCGAGTGACGGGGCAGAACAAAGGCATCAGTCCAGTCCCCATCAACCTCAGAGTCTACTCCCCCaatg TCCTGAACCTGACTCTGGTGGATCTACCTGGGATGACGAAGGTCGCAGTGGGCGACCAGCCACCCGACATCGAGCACCAGATCAGAGACATGATCATGCAGTTCGTTACTAAGGAAAACTGCCTCCTATTGGCTGTTTCCCCAGCCAACTCTGACCTTGCTAACTCTGACGCCCTGAAGATCGCTAAGGAGGTTGACCCACAAG GTCTGAGGACCATCGGGGTCATCACCAAACTGGATCTGATGGATGAAGGGACCGACGCCAGAGACATCCTGGAGAACAAACTGCTGCCGCTACGAAGAG GTTACATCGGGGTCGTGAATCGCAGTCAGAAAGACATTGACGGGAAGAAAGACATCACCGCAGCTCTGCAGGCCGAGAGGAAGTTCTTCCTATCTCACCCATCTTACCGTCACCTGGCGGACCGCATGGGCACCGCCTATCTGCAGAAGATTCTCAACCAG CAACTGACCAATCACATCCGGGACACGTTGCCGGCGTTGCGCAGTAAACTGCAGAGTCAGCTGCTTTCCATCGAGAAGGAGGTGGAGGAGTACAAGAACTTCAGACCGGATGACCCGAGCCGCAAGACCAAGGCCCTGCTGCA GATGGTGCAGCAGTTCGCGGTGGACTTTGAGAAGCGGATCGAAGGGTCCGGGGATCAGGTGGACACCTACGAGCTGTCGGGAGGGGCGAAGATCAACCGCATCTTCCACGAACGCTTCCCCTTCGAACTGGTCAAG cTGGAGAGTGACGAGAAGACTCTTCGTAAGGAGATCAGCTACGCCATCAAGAACATCCACGGGATCAG GACGGGTCTGTTCACCCCTGACATGGCGTTCGAGACGATCGTGAAGCGTCTGATCGCTCAGCTCAAAGAGCCGTGTCAGAAATGTGTCGACATGGTGATCAGCGAGCTCGTCAACACCGTCAGGCAGTGCACGCAGAAG CTGGCTCAGTATCCGATGCTCAGAGAGGAGATGGAGAGGATCGTCACTCAGCACATCAGAGACCGAGAGAGCCGCTCCAAAGAGCAG GTGATGCTGCTGATCGACATCGAGCTGGCCTACATGAACACAAACCACGAGGACTTCATCGGCTTCGCAAA cgcTCAGCAGAAAAGCAGTCAGATGAACAAGAAGAAGGCAGCAGGAAACCAG GATGAGATcatg GTGATCCGTAAAGGCTGGCTCACCATCAACAACATCGGCATCATGAAGGGCGGAGCCAAAGAGTACTGGTTCGTCCTGACTGCTGAGACGCTGTCCTGGTACAAAGATGATGAG gagaaagagaagaagtaCATGCTGCCTGTAGACAACCTGAAACTGAAGGACATTGAGAAGAGCTTCATGTCCAGCAAACACATCTTCGCCCTGTTCAACACTGAGCACAG GAACGTGTACAAGGACTACCGTCAGCTGGAGCTGGCCAGCGAGTCTCAGGAAGAGGTCGACGGCTGGAAGGCGTCCTTCCTACGTGCTGGAGTGTACCCTGAACGCAGCGTG GATAAAGAGAAG GTGGAGGCCGAGGAGTCGAGTGGCAACGGGCAGATCCACAGTCTGGACCCTCAGCTGGAGCGGCAGGTGGAGATCGTCAGGAACCTGGTGGACTCGTACCTTGCCATCATCCACCGTACCATCAGGGACCTGATCCCCAAGACCATCATGCATCTGATGGTCAACAAT aCGAAGGACTTCATCCACGCTGACCTGCTGGCTCAGCTGTACTCTTGTGGAGACCAGAACACCCTGATGGAGGAGTCCCAGGAACAG GCTCAGCACCGCGATGAGATGCTCAGGATGTACCACGCGCTGCGCGAGGGCCTCAGCATCATCGGTGACATCAGCACCTCCACCATCACCACAGCGATGCCTCCGCCTGTTGACGACTCGTGGCTGCAGGTGACGGGGATGCCGTCAGGACGCAG GTCCCCCATGTCCAGTCCGACCCCCCAGCGCCGGGCCCCTCCTGGCCCTCCTCGTCCAGGTGGTCGTGCCGCCCCGGGTCCCCCCTCCCGTCCGGTGGTGTCACCTGATCCTGGACCCCCACCCTCTATCCCCTCACGGCCCAACAGAGCGCCACCGCCTGGAGTTCCCAG AATCTCTATCAGTGACCAGTGA
- the LOC134638518 gene encoding phospholipid phosphatase 1-like, with the protein MIPFTLIVIVCGECLSVYLSRVRNQSLGTKYISCVYKAVGSYVFGAAASQSLTDIAKYSIGRLRPNFLAVCNPVWDRINCKAGGYIVNFTCSGDEFLVDEARLSFYSGHSSFSMYCMLFLVLYIQARLRSQWARLLRPTIQFFLIATAVYVGLSRVSDYKHHWSDVLAGLLQGGIVAVLTVFCVANFFSQPVEPVVTQEEEASHASLQDNPSNGNHYGSTD; encoded by the exons ATGATCCCCTTCACACTGATTGTA ATCGTATGTGGAGAGTGCCTTTCTGTTTACCTGTCGCGCGTCAGGAACCAGTCTTTGGGGACCAAGTATATTTCATGTGTTTACAAAGCTGTGGGGAGCTACGTGTTTGGAGCTGCTGCCAGCCAGTCTCTGACGGACATAGCCAAATACTCCATTGGTCGTTTGAGGCCAAACTTCCTGGCTGTATGCAACCCAGTGTGGGATCGTATCAACTGCAAAGCTGGTGGATACATCGTGAACTTCACCTGCAGCGGGGATGAATTTCTGGTGGATGAAGCCAG ACTGTCCTTCTACTCTGGTCATTCATCCTTCTCTATGTACTGCATGCTGTTCCTTGTT CTATACATTCAAGCCCGGCTGAGGTCACAATGGGCGAGGCTTTTGCGTCCCACCATTCAGTTCTTCCTGATTGCTACTGCAGTGTATGTGGGTCTATCTCGGGTGTCCGATTACAAACATCACTGGAGTGATGTGCTCGCTGGCCTTCTGCAGGGCGGGATAGTGGCTGTTCTAACA GTTTTCTGTGTCGCCAACTTCTTTTCACAACCAGTGGAGCCAGTGGTGACACAGGAGGAAGAAGCCTCACACGCCAGTTTACAGGACAACCCTTCCAATGGGAACCACTATGGCAGCACTGACTGA